GGCCGTGGACGTGACGCTGCTCGGCCGCTACTACGAGCGGTTCGCCGATCACGCGGTGTCGATCGCCCGCCGGGTGGTGTACCTGGTGACGGGCGAGCACGCGGACGAGTTCACCCCGGAGCCCGAGGCCACCGTCTGAGGACGCGCCCCCTGGACGCCGGTCCGTGCTCCCGCGCGCCTGTTCCGCGCTGGTTGACGCGGGGCGCGGGGTAGGGGTCCATGGGCAGCGATGTACATCCGCTGTCGAGGAGGATTTCATGGCTGCCTCACCCGCCTCTCCCGCCCCGATATCCGTTCCCGCCCCCGTGTCCCCGCGTGAGCGCCGCCCCCTGCCGCTGCTGAGCGGCTGCGGGTGCGGTTCGGGCTGCGGCTGCGGCTGCCAGTCCGGCTCCGCGTGTCAGTGCGGGGGTGCCTGCTGAGCGTCGGGGCCCCGCCCTTGTCCGGCGGGGCCCCATGGCAGTCGGGCCACCAGCTCGAACGCCGTGTCGCTGATGCCGTGCCGCAAGCTGCCGCCGTCCAGCGCGGCGCGCTCCTCCAGACCGGCCAGACCGGCCCCGGCGCCGGGGATCTGGGCCGGTGAGGCGCCGGCGGGCAGGTCGTTGCGGACCTCCACGGTCAGGCCCTCGCCGGGCGCGCCCGAGACCCGCACGGTGACCCCCGCGTCCGGGGCGTGCTTGCGGGCGTTGGTCAGCCCCTCCTGAACGACCCGGTAGGCCGTGCGCTGCACCGGACCGCGCAGGCCGTCGGCCGCGTCGTGGTCGTACTCCACGCTGAGACCCACCCGCTGTCCCGCCCGTTCGGCCTCGGCCACCAGCTCGCCGATGCCCGCGATGCCCGGCTGCGGCCGGCCGCCCGCCGGGTCCGGGCCGCGCAGCACGTTCAGCACCTCGCGCAGCTCCTCCAGGGCCTGGTGCGCGGTGTCCCTGATGATCTGGGCGCTGTCGCTGATCTCCGCGGACGTCAGCGGCTTGGCGCCACCGCCCGCCGACCGGTCCGTCCGGTACGCCAGGGCGCCCGCGTGCACGGACAGCAGGGAGATGCGGTGCGCCAGCACGTCATGCATCTCGCGGGCGATGGCCTCGCGCTCGCCGCGCCGGGCGTCGGCCAGTCGCCGGGCGTGCTCGTCCCGTTCGCGCTGGGCGTCCTCGCGCAGCCGGACCACGAGCTGGCGCCGGACGCGCATCCCGGCGCCCCAGGAGAAGAAGAACAGGTAGTACGCGGTGATGAAGGCGATCGTCGTCCAGCCGCCCTCGTGCGGGAGGCTGTAGATCAGCATGTACGGCAGGGCGGCGACGAAGTGCAGGGCGATGACCAGCACGCCGGTGCGCCACGGGACGCGCAGCCCGAGGGTGAGGATCGCGACGGTGAGCGCGCCGAAGCCGGAGCTGGTGACCGCGCCGACCGGGACCAGGGCCAGGGCCAGGGCGAGCGGGTGGCTGCGGCGCCACCACACGGCGAGGCAGGCGAGCGCGCCCAGCGGCGGGTCGATGACGACTATCCACTCGGGCAGGTAGTCGCGGTCGGGCAGGGTCAGGGTCAGCACGATCCACATGCCGACCGCCCACAGGAACAGCAGGACGTCGACGGCCCAGTCGCGCCCGGTGCGCCGTCCGCCTCCCCCGGACGCGCCGCGCCCGCTCCCGTCGGCCAGCAGCTCGGCGGGCAGCAGCCAGCGGTCCTCCCACCTCGCCCGGGCCCCCGTGTCGGTCATGCCCCGAGCCTAGGGCTTCCCGGCCGCTCTCCCGGCGAGCGACGGGGACGGCACAGCGGCGGAGCCCCCCGCGCGCGGCGGGACCGCGGGCGGGGGGCTCAAGGGGGCAGGGAGCTACTTCTTGCCCTGGTTCTTGACCGCCTCGATGGCGGCCTTGGCGGCGTCCGGGTCGAGGTAGGTGCCGCCGGGCTTGACCGGGTGGTAGTCGGCGTCCAGCTCGTACAGCAGCGGGATGCCGGTGGGGATGTTCAGGCCCACGATGTCGTCGTCCGAGACGCCGTCCAGGTGCTTGACCAGGGCCCGCAGGCTGT
Above is a window of Streptomyces sp. NBC_01803 DNA encoding:
- a CDS encoding sensor histidine kinase, producing the protein MTDTGARARWEDRWLLPAELLADGSGRGASGGGGRRTGRDWAVDVLLFLWAVGMWIVLTLTLPDRDYLPEWIVVIDPPLGALACLAVWWRRSHPLALALALVPVGAVTSSGFGALTVAILTLGLRVPWRTGVLVIALHFVAALPYMLIYSLPHEGGWTTIAFITAYYLFFFSWGAGMRVRRQLVVRLREDAQRERDEHARRLADARRGEREAIAREMHDVLAHRISLLSVHAGALAYRTDRSAGGGAKPLTSAEISDSAQIIRDTAHQALEELREVLNVLRGPDPAGGRPQPGIAGIGELVAEAERAGQRVGLSVEYDHDAADGLRGPVQRTAYRVVQEGLTNARKHAPDAGVTVRVSGAPGEGLTVEVRNDLPAGASPAQIPGAGAGLAGLEERAALDGGSLRHGISDTAFELVARLPWGPAGQGRGPDAQQAPPH